A genomic segment from Anaerolineae bacterium encodes:
- a CDS encoding TraR/DksA C4-type zinc finger protein, which translates to MTTTIQAEIARLEQELAEAKEKLAAVEEWLTERPDFGLGQGGAMLYEWEMNLAERERLQEKIASIQEALEKARKGLYGICEVCGQPIHPERLAILPDTKLCVKCAASKR; encoded by the coding sequence GTGACCACGACAATTCAAGCTGAGATCGCCCGTCTTGAACAAGAACTGGCCGAAGCTAAGGAGAAGCTCGCAGCCGTCGAGGAGTGGCTGACCGAGCGCCCTGACTTCGGCTTGGGTCAGGGCGGGGCCATGCTCTACGAATGGGAGATGAACCTGGCGGAGCGTGAGCGCTTACAGGAGAAGATCGCCTCGATTCAGGAGGCCCTCGAAAAGGCGCGCAAGGGGCTGTATGGCATCTGTGAAGTATGTGGTCAGCCCATTCATCCTGAGCGTCTGGCCATCCTGCCTGATACCAAGCTCTGCGTGAAATGCGCGGCTTCGAAGCGTTAA
- a CDS encoding Gfo/Idh/MocA family oxidoreductase, producing the protein MPAKKLRFGIVGCANIVRRDLIRGFHAAANAEPYAIASRSLAKARQWAADLNIPHAYGSYDELLADPDVDAVYIPLPNHLHAEWTIKAARAGKHVLCEKPFALNAQEAEQMVSVCAEAGVVLLEAFMYRFHPQTAHLKRLVDDGIVGPIQVVRGGFSFFMPYSDNIRWFPEMGGGALMDVGCYPISLTRLLLGSEPLRAMASAVFTGTGVDETLTGILRFPRDQHLIFECSFRASGGQTMTLIGERGRIDVPVSFLHGLGKTQIHIQRDGQIETLEFGPADEYQLMIEAFGRAVLQGEPLPVTPADAIANMRSIDALLQSARTGQPVAI; encoded by the coding sequence ATGCCGGCGAAGAAACTGCGCTTCGGAATTGTGGGATGCGCCAATATCGTACGAAGGGACCTGATCCGTGGGTTTCATGCCGCCGCCAACGCCGAGCCATATGCCATCGCCTCGCGCTCGTTGGCGAAGGCCAGGCAGTGGGCCGCTGATCTGAACATCCCCCACGCCTACGGCTCTTACGACGAGCTGCTGGCTGACCCCGATGTAGATGCCGTCTACATTCCCCTGCCCAACCACCTGCACGCCGAGTGGACCATTAAGGCCGCCCGCGCGGGCAAGCACGTGTTGTGCGAAAAACCGTTCGCTCTCAATGCTCAGGAAGCCGAGCAAATGGTGTCAGTCTGCGCCGAGGCTGGCGTGGTTTTGCTGGAGGCGTTCATGTATCGCTTCCACCCGCAAACGGCACATCTGAAGCGACTAGTGGATGACGGCATTGTGGGTCCCATCCAAGTGGTGCGCGGCGGCTTCAGCTTCTTCATGCCGTATTCGGACAATATACGCTGGTTTCCTGAGATGGGCGGGGGCGCGCTGATGGACGTAGGATGCTATCCGATCAGCCTCACCCGTCTGCTATTGGGAAGTGAACCCCTGCGAGCGATGGCATCGGCGGTGTTCACCGGCACCGGTGTGGACGAGACGTTAACCGGCATCTTGCGCTTTCCGAGAGATCAACATCTCATCTTCGAGTGCTCATTTCGAGCCTCAGGTGGCCAGACTATGACCCTTATCGGCGAGAGGGGCCGGATTGACGTGCCGGTATCCTTTCTGCACGGGTTGGGCAAGACGCAGATTCACATTCAGCGCGACGGCCAGATAGAGACGCTGGAGTTCGGCCCGGCTGACGAGTATCAGTTGATGATCGAGGCGTTCGGGCGAGCAGTGCTGCAGGGTGAGCCGTTGCCGGTCACGCCGGCGGACGCCATCGCCAACATGCGCTCGATCGATGCGCTGCTTCAGTCCGCTCGCACGGGCCAACCAGTAGCAATATGA
- a CDS encoding ATP-dependent helicase, translated as MFKPRHQQQEVLAYTGGWMGVAAVPGSGKTHTLSYLAAQLIASGVLEEDQEVLIVTLVNSAVNSFAQRVASFLQQRGLLPYFGYRVRTLHGLAHDIIRERPALVGLADDFQIVDEHLAGQILQDAVDTWVRDHPHIADSFLSPDLEGRSRERVRNKDWPELMREVASSFIRQAKDLQLTPAEVRARLDAFPMPLPLAEMGWAIYAEYQRALNHRGAVDFDDLIRLALQALETDRAYLERLRRRWPFILEDEAQDSSRLQEKILRLLASPHGNWVRVGDPNQAIYETFTTANPRFLRDFLREPGVKACQLPNSGRSTRSIIHLANRLISWTQETHPLEAVRDALLPPLIEPAPPDDPQPNPPDSAGRIWISRRGYNRDEEIQHVVKSLARWLPQHPEATVAVLVPRNERGFEVVDELKRHNLKYVELLRSSQATREAAGILGDIVSYLADPISPSGLEKAYRAWQLCGGNDQTSSDAERIARWLSRCSRVEDYLWPRAGHDWLDDLKLCTEETTIRQRLIEFRERVRRWQKATALPVDQLILTLAQDLFHEPSDLAIAYRLASAMRQASEANPAWRLPELAQELKMIAENDRRFLGLSEDDIGFDPERHKGKVVVATIHKAKGLEFDRVYLLSVNSYDFPSGLPGDQFIAEKWFVRDGLNLEAEALAQLRALEQANERGEEMYVEGKATQEARLGYVAERLRLLYVGITRARKELLITWNTGRPERPQSAAVPLTALWKWWEGRTDGIA; from the coding sequence ATGTTTAAGCCCCGTCATCAACAGCAGGAAGTGCTGGCATATACCGGCGGCTGGATGGGAGTCGCTGCCGTGCCCGGCAGCGGCAAAACCCACACGCTGAGTTATCTGGCTGCTCAGTTGATCGCCAGCGGCGTGCTTGAAGAAGATCAGGAGGTGTTGATCGTCACCCTAGTTAACTCCGCCGTGAACAGCTTTGCCCAGCGAGTGGCCAGCTTCCTCCAACAGCGTGGGCTGTTGCCTTACTTCGGCTACCGTGTGCGCACCTTGCATGGCTTGGCTCACGACATCATACGGGAGCGCCCTGCCCTGGTCGGGCTGGCGGATGATTTTCAGATCGTGGATGAGCATCTTGCAGGGCAGATTCTGCAGGATGCCGTAGACACCTGGGTGCGTGATCATCCGCACATAGCCGATAGCTTCCTGTCCCCCGACTTGGAAGGGCGCAGTCGCGAGAGAGTGCGCAACAAGGATTGGCCAGAGCTGATGCGCGAGGTCGCAAGCAGCTTCATCCGACAAGCCAAGGACCTCCAACTCACCCCAGCAGAAGTGCGCGCCCGCCTAGATGCATTTCCGATGCCCCTGCCGCTGGCCGAAATGGGATGGGCTATCTATGCTGAATATCAGCGCGCACTCAACCATCGCGGTGCCGTAGACTTCGACGACTTGATCCGCCTGGCGCTGCAGGCACTGGAAACCGATCGCGCCTATCTAGAACGGCTGCGGCGTCGCTGGCCGTTTATCTTGGAGGACGAGGCGCAGGACAGCAGCCGCTTACAAGAGAAGATCCTCCGGCTGCTGGCCAGTCCTCATGGCAACTGGGTGCGCGTCGGCGACCCTAACCAGGCTATCTATGAGACCTTCACCACGGCCAATCCCAGGTTTTTACGAGATTTCCTACGCGAGCCAGGTGTGAAGGCCTGCCAGCTTCCCAATTCTGGGCGTTCCACCCGAAGCATCATCCACCTGGCGAACCGCTTGATCTCCTGGACGCAGGAGACACATCCTTTAGAGGCCGTTCGCGACGCTCTGTTACCCCCGCTGATCGAGCCAGCTCCGCCTGATGACCCACAGCCCAACCCGCCGGATTCGGCCGGCCGCATCTGGATCAGTCGCCGAGGGTATAACCGGGATGAGGAGATCCAACACGTGGTCAAATCACTCGCCCGCTGGCTTCCCCAGCATCCAGAGGCGACGGTGGCCGTGTTGGTGCCACGTAACGAGCGCGGTTTTGAGGTGGTGGACGAGTTGAAACGCCACAATCTGAAATACGTAGAGTTGCTCCGCAGCTCTCAGGCCACGCGTGAGGCGGCTGGGATCCTGGGCGACATCGTGAGCTATTTGGCCGATCCGATCTCGCCGAGCGGGCTGGAGAAAGCCTATCGGGCCTGGCAACTATGTGGAGGGAACGACCAAACGAGCTCGGATGCAGAACGGATCGCTAGATGGCTTAGCCGCTGCTCCAGGGTCGAAGATTACCTGTGGCCGCGAGCTGGGCATGATTGGCTGGACGATCTGAAGCTCTGCACAGAAGAGACAACTATACGCCAGCGGTTGATCGAATTCCGTGAGCGGGTGAGGCGCTGGCAGAAAGCCACCGCGTTGCCGGTGGATCAGCTGATCCTGACCCTGGCTCAGGACTTATTCCACGAGCCATCCGATCTGGCCATCGCTTACAGGCTGGCATCGGCGATGCGTCAGGCCAGCGAGGCCAATCCTGCGTGGCGCCTCCCGGAGTTAGCCCAAGAGCTGAAGATGATCGCTGAGAACGATCGCCGCTTTCTGGGCCTGAGTGAGGACGACATCGGGTTTGACCCAGAGCGGCACAAGGGCAAGGTGGTAGTCGCCACCATCCATAAAGCGAAGGGGTTAGAGTTCGACCGAGTCTACCTACTTTCGGTCAACAGCTACGATTTCCCTTCAGGCTTGCCTGGGGACCAATTCATCGCGGAAAAGTGGTTTGTACGCGATGGATTGAACCTAGAGGCTGAGGCCCTGGCTCAATTGCGAGCGCTGGAACAGGCCAATGAAAGAGGCGAAGAGATGTATGTCGAAGGGAAGGCCACTCAGGAAGCAAGACTCGGCTATGTGGCCGAACGGTTGCGTTTGTTATACGTGGGGATTACACGGGCCCGAAAAGAGCTCCTCATCACTTGGAACACAGGCCGACCGGAACGCCCGCAATCGGCAGCCGTCCCATTGACCGCCCTCTGGAAATGGTGGGAGGGGCGAACCGATGGCATTGCCTGA
- the trpE gene encoding anthranilate synthase component I, producing MYHPTLDEFKRLAEHGNLVPVYQELPADLETPVSVYIKLRNGGPSFLLESVEKGEQLGRYSFIGVQPPLMMLSKRDRVWLTSGAGAILEEKLGTDPFTELQRLLERRCPVGARQHFALPRFTGGAVGYWGYDTVRFIERLPETAVDDRPDLPDAAFLLADNLVVFDHVRHRLLVIANARLEGDLTAAYAEAVARIESVVSQLRQPLQIAPPPKVSSDARWESNVTQAEYEAMVRRAKEYIAAGDIFQVVLSQRLRRRTQADPLTIYRALRMLNPSPYMFLLEMPGDVRLIGSSPEMHVRLEGRIATLHPIAGTRWRGATPEEDARLAEELLADPKERAEHVMLVDLGRNDLGRVCEYGTVRVPTMMAIERYSHVMHIVSDVQGVIRPGMNAFDLLKATFPAGTVSGAPKVRAMEIIEELEGIRRGPYAGAVGYVDYDGTMDTCIAIRTIVMRGDLCDIQAGGGIVADSDPTYEFNESMNKARALALAVEQAERGLV from the coding sequence ATGTATCATCCAACACTGGACGAGTTCAAGCGGCTGGCTGAGCATGGAAACCTAGTGCCGGTATACCAAGAACTGCCGGCCGATCTGGAGACCCCTGTCTCCGTCTACATCAAGCTGCGCAACGGCGGGCCCTCTTTCCTACTGGAGTCGGTAGAGAAAGGCGAACAATTGGGACGCTACTCGTTTATTGGCGTGCAGCCGCCGCTGATGATGCTGAGCAAACGAGACCGGGTATGGCTGACCTCCGGCGCCGGGGCGATCCTGGAGGAAAAGCTCGGCACCGACCCATTCACCGAACTGCAGAGGCTCCTGGAGCGCCGTTGCCCAGTAGGGGCGAGGCAACACTTCGCCCTGCCCCGCTTCACCGGCGGCGCGGTCGGTTATTGGGGCTATGATACCGTGCGCTTCATCGAACGACTGCCGGAGACCGCTGTGGACGACCGGCCAGATCTGCCTGACGCGGCCTTCTTGCTGGCCGACAATCTGGTGGTCTTCGATCACGTGCGCCATCGGCTGCTGGTGATCGCCAATGCCCGCCTGGAGGGAGACCTGACCGCGGCTTATGCCGAGGCGGTGGCCCGCATTGAAAGCGTGGTGAGCCAGTTACGCCAGCCGTTGCAGATCGCGCCTCCACCGAAAGTGAGCTCTGACGCCCGGTGGGAATCTAACGTGACTCAGGCGGAATACGAGGCAATGGTGCGGCGGGCCAAGGAATACATCGCCGCCGGCGACATCTTCCAGGTAGTGCTCAGCCAGCGCTTGCGCCGTCGCACCCAGGCAGATCCGTTGACCATCTATCGGGCGCTTCGCATGCTGAACCCATCACCCTACATGTTCTTGCTGGAGATGCCAGGGGATGTGCGGTTGATCGGGTCGTCGCCGGAGATGCACGTGCGGCTAGAGGGGCGGATCGCGACGCTCCATCCCATCGCCGGCACACGCTGGCGAGGTGCTACGCCGGAAGAGGACGCCCGCCTGGCCGAGGAGCTGCTCGCTGATCCCAAAGAGCGGGCGGAACATGTGATGCTAGTGGACTTGGGACGCAACGACCTAGGTCGTGTGTGTGAGTATGGCACGGTAAGGGTTCCCACCATGATGGCTATCGAGCGATACTCTCACGTCATGCACATCGTCTCAGACGTGCAGGGGGTGATACGGCCAGGGATGAACGCGTTCGACCTGCTCAAGGCCACATTCCCGGCCGGCACGGTCTCCGGCGCGCCCAAGGTGCGGGCGATGGAGATCATCGAGGAACTGGAGGGGATCCGCCGTGGGCCGTACGCTGGGGCTGTAGGGTACGTAGACTATGACGGCACCATGGATACCTGCATCGCTATCCGCACCATCGTCATGCGAGGGGACTTATGCGACATCCAGGCTGGCGGCGGCATTGTCGCCGACAGTGACCCGACCTACGAGTTCAATGAGTCGATGAACAAAGCCCGCGCCCTGGCCCTCGCCGTGGAGCAGGCGGAGCGCGGGCTGGTGTGA
- a CDS encoding glycoside hydrolase family 127 protein: protein MVATLSPHERGVTHTAASPYVRLKAVPIRAVRLREGFWRPRLEANVHTSLPTMYRLLEEHGVIDNFRRIYGAKNVPRRGLVFTDSDIYKWMEAASFVLQSQQAPEIQQLLDEAIDAILPAQREDGYLNTYYVDDRYHQRYTRLETDHELYCAGHLFQAAVAHHRATGSTKLLDCALRFADHLCQVIPNLPGAFDHHPEVEMALIELYRETGQARYLELARLLLDNQRLSEFQKIEGHAVRALYFCCGGADCYAEMGDPAYLASLERQWQNFTQAKVYITGGAGGRYVGESLGKDYELPNARAYAETCAAIASIMWNWRMLTLNGEARFADLLERTLYNGFLAGVSLDGSRYFYVNPLSYDGQGEGDPWYPWARRGLYERQPWYDCTCCPPNVQRLLASLPGYFYSISEDGVWVHLYDNNDLDWRLADGTGLRLSQTTRYPWDGDVELTVTPARPIEFTLHLRVPAWANRASVTVNGQSADVTATPGRYLALRRVWQPADRVRLSLEMSPTVMVSHPRAAENRCSVALQRGPIVYCLEAHDNPGLSVLDALLDPQGEIAAHHRPDLLGGVTVLIAAGAVPVEPEGPLYHPWSATRPAVRSVTLTAIPYYAWNNRGPCAMTVWMREGGR from the coding sequence ATGGTTGCCACCCTTTCTCCTCATGAGCGCGGTGTTACGCATACGGCTGCATCTCCGTATGTTCGATTAAAAGCTGTGCCCATTCGAGCCGTCCGCTTGCGTGAGGGGTTCTGGCGCCCTCGGCTGGAGGCTAACGTGCACACCAGCCTTCCCACCATGTATCGTTTGCTGGAGGAGCACGGCGTGATAGACAACTTCCGCCGCATCTACGGCGCCAAAAATGTCCCCCGCCGAGGCCTGGTCTTTACCGATAGCGATATCTATAAGTGGATGGAAGCGGCCTCCTTCGTCCTTCAATCACAGCAGGCCCCTGAAATCCAACAATTACTAGACGAGGCAATTGACGCCATCCTGCCCGCCCAACGTGAAGATGGGTATCTCAACACCTACTATGTGGATGATCGCTACCATCAGCGCTACACTCGCTTGGAGACGGATCACGAGCTGTATTGCGCCGGCCATCTGTTTCAGGCGGCGGTCGCGCACCATCGCGCCACCGGTTCCACCAAACTCCTTGACTGTGCCTTGCGCTTCGCTGATCATCTGTGCCAGGTGATTCCTAATCTGCCAGGAGCCTTTGATCATCACCCAGAGGTGGAGATGGCCCTGATTGAGCTGTATCGGGAAACCGGGCAGGCGCGCTATCTAGAGTTGGCGCGCCTTTTGCTGGATAACCAACGGCTGTCCGAGTTTCAGAAGATCGAGGGCCACGCAGTGCGGGCGCTGTATTTCTGCTGCGGCGGCGCCGACTGTTACGCGGAGATGGGTGATCCCGCTTATCTCGCTTCGCTGGAACGGCAATGGCAAAATTTCACCCAAGCCAAGGTGTATATCACGGGCGGCGCCGGCGGCCGCTACGTCGGCGAATCCTTGGGCAAGGACTACGAGCTTCCTAACGCGCGCGCGTACGCTGAGACTTGCGCCGCCATCGCCAGCATCATGTGGAACTGGCGAATGCTGACGCTGAACGGGGAGGCTCGCTTCGCCGATCTGCTAGAGCGCACCCTGTACAACGGCTTCCTCGCCGGCGTCTCCCTGGATGGGTCCCGCTATTTTTATGTGAATCCTTTGAGCTACGACGGCCAAGGTGAGGGAGATCCCTGGTACCCCTGGGCACGGCGCGGGCTGTACGAGCGCCAACCGTGGTATGATTGCACCTGTTGTCCCCCTAACGTGCAGCGTCTGCTGGCTTCGCTGCCCGGCTATTTCTATAGCATCAGCGAGGATGGTGTATGGGTGCACCTGTATGACAACAACGATCTGGATTGGCGACTGGCCGACGGCACAGGGTTGCGGCTTTCGCAGACTACGCGCTATCCGTGGGATGGGGATGTGGAATTGACGGTCACGCCTGCGCGGCCTATCGAGTTCACCTTGCATCTGCGTGTGCCCGCCTGGGCCAATCGTGCCTCGGTGACGGTCAACGGCCAATCTGCTGATGTCACTGCAACGCCAGGCCGCTATCTAGCTTTGCGACGCGTCTGGCAACCGGCCGATCGCGTGCGGCTCTCACTGGAGATGTCGCCCACGGTGATGGTCAGCCACCCAAGGGCGGCCGAAAACCGCTGCAGCGTGGCCCTCCAGCGTGGTCCCATTGTGTACTGCCTGGAAGCGCACGATAACCCTGGCCTCTCTGTGCTGGACGCCTTGCTGGATCCTCAGGGCGAGATCGCGGCGCACCATCGGCCGGACCTGCTGGGCGGCGTTACCGTCTTGATCGCGGCTGGAGCCGTCCCCGTTGAGCCGGAAGGACCGCTATACCACCCGTGGAGTGCTACGCGGCCGGCTGTGCGCTCGGTCACGCTGACCGCTATCCCCTACTATGCCTGGAACAACCGTGGCCCCTGCGCAATGACGGTCTGGATGCGGGAAGGTGGACGGTAG
- the infA gene encoding translation initiation factor IF-1, translating into MAKTEEKISVEGTIVEALPNATFRVELDNGHEILAYLSGKMRRHYIRVLLGDRVRVELSPYDLTRGRITFRFKTPSRTS; encoded by the coding sequence ATGGCGAAGACAGAGGAGAAAATCTCGGTTGAGGGCACGATCGTAGAAGCGTTGCCCAACGCTACTTTTCGCGTCGAGCTTGACAACGGCCACGAGATCCTGGCCTACCTGTCAGGCAAGATGCGTAGACACTACATTCGGGTTCTCTTGGGCGACCGCGTGCGGGTCGAGCTTTCACCGTACGATCTTACGCGCGGGCGAATCACATTCCGCTTTAAAACCCCCAGCCGGACGAGCTAA
- the rpsU gene encoding 30S ribosomal protein S21 — protein MRPGESADSLLKRFRKAVTEERILSTVRKKRWFTPKSELRRLKRKKAIRKARRAARKRAELE, from the coding sequence CTGCGACCAGGAGAATCTGCGGATAGTCTCCTGAAACGGTTTCGGAAAGCGGTAACAGAAGAGCGGATCCTGAGCACAGTACGCAAAAAGCGCTGGTTCACCCCCAAGAGCGAACTCAGGCGTCTAAAGCGCAAGAAGGCCATCCGCAAAGCCCGTCGAGCAGCTCGTAAGCGAGCTGAGCTAGAGTAA
- a CDS encoding PD-(D/E)XK nuclease family protein has translation MALPDGFQFSQASLQDYVECRRRFQLRYLHHLAWPAVEAEPALEYERCLRQGEAFHRLIHQHLLNFPSAQLSSMAADAELGRWWHHYLTGAPADLPDLRYPEVILSAPIYSHRLVAKYDLIAVEPGERMVIVDWKTYRRRPPREWLARRLQTQVYPYLLVLAGFHLNGGQPVQPEQVEMIYWFAEFPQAPERFAYSSTQHRRDGDYLTGLIHEIAGLAEDHFTLTDDRRRCRYCPYRSLCRRGIRADSFDETDYEIRLEDFDLSPELEFITEAVL, from the coding sequence ATGGCATTGCCTGATGGTTTCCAGTTCAGCCAAGCCAGCCTCCAAGACTACGTGGAATGCCGACGGCGTTTCCAGTTGCGTTACTTGCATCACCTAGCTTGGCCCGCGGTCGAAGCTGAGCCAGCGCTTGAATATGAGCGATGTCTACGACAGGGAGAGGCTTTCCACCGGCTAATCCACCAACATCTGCTTAACTTTCCGTCGGCGCAGCTCTCGAGCATGGCGGCGGATGCTGAATTGGGCCGTTGGTGGCATCACTACCTGACAGGCGCGCCAGCGGACCTACCGGACCTACGCTATCCCGAAGTCATCCTTTCCGCCCCGATCTACAGCCACCGCTTGGTCGCTAAGTATGATCTGATCGCTGTGGAGCCAGGCGAGCGGATGGTGATCGTAGACTGGAAGACATATCGCCGGCGGCCTCCTCGTGAGTGGCTAGCGAGGCGGCTGCAGACTCAGGTATATCCATATTTACTGGTCCTGGCCGGCTTCCACTTGAACGGAGGGCAGCCCGTTCAGCCGGAACAAGTGGAGATGATCTACTGGTTTGCCGAGTTTCCGCAAGCGCCTGAACGCTTCGCCTACAGCTCAACCCAGCACCGGCGAGACGGCGATTACTTAACGGGGCTGATTCACGAAATCGCGGGGCTAGCAGAAGATCACTTCACCCTGACCGATGATAGGCGACGGTGCCGTTACTGCCCTTATCGTTCGTTGTGCCGACGCGGCATCAGAGCTGATAGCTTTGATGAGACAGATTACGAGATCCGGCTCGAAGACTTTGACCTCAGCCCTGAGCTGGAGTTCATCACAGAGGCTGTACTTTGA